Genomic window (Theileria annulata chromosome 4, complete sequence, *** SEQUENCING IN PROGRESS ***):
GAGTAACTACCATATCACCAAACTTCACCTTGTACAGGCAATAGTTGTCGTCAACGGTGTATAGGAACAACACCCTAAGGTCGTTAAACTTCAAGCCACGAGGAAGGTACCCGTCAAATATATCAAAGTGGATGTGGTCTCCGCCTAGAGGGATTTGGCCATCCTTCGTGAGGACTGTATGTCCCCATTCGGCATTATATCTCGTGAAATGGCCGGGATGGTAATCTAACAAAACGTCGTGCAACAGCTTGTTTAGCTTTTCGTCGTCAATATCAGCTAAATTCAAAGCGTCGAGGTCATCTTTAACGTCGCTATACGTACCCTCGGGGAAATCTATGGGTTCTTCTTCCTTGGGTGGCGTGAATTGGTGATATGGATAGTCTAGCCCAAACAAGTAGTTGAACATACCCTTTAAAGCAGATTTAGATTTAACTCTATCAGATGAGAATGTAACTCGTGGAGGATTTTCATCGGCAGGAGGATCTTTTCCGCCCGAATTTGGGTCTCTATGAGCCGGGGGAGGAACTGTTTCTTCCCTCGGCGGCCCAGGCCCTCTAGAATGCCTAGATCTCAGAGATTCATGCTCATCATCACTGCCTCCTGATTGTGTAATGATATCAGTGCTAACGGAAGTTTTGATGGAGATTAAAATGGTTGAAAGGACAAGCCAAGCCAGGCATTGCTTAAATGACCATCGCATGTGGGTGGTCTTGGGTAAACAACGGCCAGCTAGCttcctttaatttttttgcTGTCACTGGGACATTATAGTGTCATTTTAAAGCTAGGGATTTACATTTATGAGTGATTCTCGTGAAGCATGAGAGTTTTGGCCTCAGAGATACAAAtaacaattaaatattacaatacaatatttatatatttatattatatattattatacataaaatatacaaaataaagCCGCTTTTCTCGTTAATCATACATTATTCGACTCCCCCATTACTCGAGTAAAGCACACAATCTATGTATCAAGGAgcaaattaaatttttaattattcaatgGATACAACTTCTcttaataaaaattatgcCTACAACGAAATGGTTAGGGCTGCAAAAACCGATTTCTCTTTCGAGCCGAACCTCAGGTATCGTACCATTACCGGCGTTAGGGGACCTCTCGTTATTTTGGATAAAGTAAGATTCCCTAGATATTCCGAAATTGTAAGAATTAATATGGGAGATGGTTCTACCAGAAGAGGCCAGATTCTCGAGGTTAAAGGCAACGTAGCAGTCGTTCAGGTGTTCGAAGGCACCGCAGGTATCGATAACAAATCATGTACAGTTGACATGACCGGAGAAACATTGAAAATGGGTGTTTCTGAGGATATGCTTGGAAGAGTTTTTAATGGAAGCGGCTTTCCAATAGACGATGGGCCCTCAATTCTTCCAGACGACTATGTTGATGTCAATGGGTATCCTATAAACCCAATCTGTAGAATGCATCCACGTGAAATACTTGAAACCGGTATTTCTACAATTGATGTGATGAATTCAATTGTTTTGGGCCAGAAAATACCCCTATTTAGCGCTGCAGGCCTACCACACAATGAAATCGGCGCTCAGATCTGTAGACAATCACGTTTAGTTGACGGTAAGGATACCAAGGATAAGCACCCTGACAATTTCGCTGTTGTTTTCGCAGCCATGGGAGTCAATCTTGAAACTGCGGATTTTTTCCGAAGAGATTTCGAGCAAACGGGAGCCATGTCACGTGTAGTTCTGTTCCTGAACCTGGCCAATGACCCAGCAGTCGAGCGAATAATCACACCGAGATACGCATATACAGCAGCTGAATACCTTGCATTTGATAGAGAAATGGACGTTTTCGTAATTTTGACCGACATGTCGTCGTATGCAGATGCACTTAGAGAGGTTTCAGCAGCTAGAGAGGAGGTGCCAGGCCGTAGAGGATACCCAGGATACATGTACACAGATCTAGCTAGTTTGTATGAACGGGCAGGCAGAATAAACGGCTCGACGGGAAGCATAACACAATTTCCTATTTTAACCATGCCGAACGACGATATAACGCACCCGATTCCGGATCTTACTGGCTATATCACAGAGGGGCAGATTTTTGTTGATAGAACTCTGTTTAACAAGGGCATTTACCCGCCAATTAATGTGCTTCCAAGCCTCAGCAGACTAATGAAATCGGGAATCGGCGCTGAACTGACCCGAGAAGACCACCCTAGTGTCAGTGATCAGCTTTACTCTGACTACGCCATAGGCCAGGATACAAGAGCCATGAAAGCTGTTATAGGCGAGGAGGCTCTTTCCTCTGATGATCTTCTTTACCTCGAATTTACTGATAACTTCGAGAATAAGTTCTTGAGGCAGGGCCAGTACGAACGCAGGACCATAGAGGAGTCCCTGGATATCTGCTGGGAGCTACTTCGTACATTTCCCGAAGATATGCTCAAGAAAATCAAGACTGACTTAGTGAAGAAGTACTATCCTAGAAAATTATAGATTTGATATCGcactttttaattttaacgGCAGTTTAGTGACCAGagatttaatttatgaCTAATAAACTTAGTACGTCTGATTTAATTTAGCAACTCATTGTTTATCTGAAATAAATGTAGTGCAATATATCGTGCatgatattatataaattttacagTTTAAATAAACTCTAAATTCCAATGTGGCGATCGCTCCAGACCTGGGAGCCGTGGACGCTGATTACTTTTTCGTCTCGACCGTCCCGGACCTCGAAACCCGATTCCCCAATGCTTTGAACCGAAACAGCTAAACATTGAATAGTTTTATGagtattatatttatatttatattccaTTGGTTGTTATagtatgtatatatttgtatatagTTAGTATAGATAGTTGACTTACACTTGTAGCCTTTGGCCCTATTTGAATTAATGTGGGACTGCCAGTTGGTTATCCTGGTCTTATCGGCTTCGTCAAACACGTcactaaaaaatattatgaaaCAAATAAGAGGCATGTTAGATGTTTATAAGTAAAATGAGGTATAACTAGTAGTATACTACGGTTTTAGTTTTGGTACATACCGTTTTAGATAAACTAAACTGAACAAAGGCACGAGGGACGACTTTGACCATGGCATGTCAAAGAATGTGAAAACAACTGAAAGCGTTCTGACGAACGATTTGAGCTGTAGAGTCATAAGCTCGTCTCTGGTCGGAAGCTCAAAACCCACGCCAACTGGCCTGCTCAGATCAGTTAGAACGAATCCATTAGTTGTTTCGGAAAGGAAATCCTCGAAAAAGCCCTTCAGATTATTTACAATTGTATGAAAAACAAACGGGTCGTTTTCATACCACAGAGATGAAGCGTAGCAGAAGCTGACTTTTAGAAGCTTTAGGAATAAAACCTCCTCAAGAGTAAACTTATGGCTGTATCTATTGAGGCTTtggtttaattttttatcttcaGCACTGATTTTCCTATCATTTTGCTCAGACTTTACCTCGTCCTTAGTCTGAGCCTTAACAACTGCAGAATCTGGCTTGTTAGAGAGACTAAGTAGATAATCAATAACTTCTGTTAAGGAAGAGAGTGAAGCTTTCTCATCTAAACAGTATTTTGGTACTATTCCTGAAAATTCCCTCACGAAAACATCGTTAACTGTGTTAAAAACACTAAAGAAGTCCATGTGAGTGACGTCAGTTTCCGTTTTGTAGGATTCCTTGAAGTAAGAGtttgataatttagaaaGTAGAGCGACTCCTTTAGCGAATTTGTTTCTGTTTGGGATATGTTTTTTACGCAAATCGTCCAGAACCTCATTGAGTGTCCTTTTAGTCGGTTCCGACTTCACAGTAGGTTTAGGATCCGACTTTAAAGTGTTATCTTTATTAGAAACTTCTGGAAATGGAAGTTGTTTATTAAATGCAATATATGTTTTGGTATCATCTTCCTTTgactttaattttttaagtTCTGCCTTTTGcctattatatattctatcTAGACTCCGTTCAGCAGCTGTTCGAccaattaaattaatggatTCCTCCTCAAGTTTTCTTTtcataataaaacaattaaatttatgttaaaACTATAGAATCATGGTAttttaaagatttaaaacaaaatgcgattaaaatattgaaaaatatgtttaaaaatattaatatccTCTATTTAGGATCTCAtgaataatgaaaaattattttaaattaaatatatatattacaaataaatatacaagTTTATTTACACTAGTATACTTTCCTTGTGTCATAATGGTGAGAAGGTTCgataatagaattaataaataccAAAATACAcatgatttaaaatatttattattaatagtttttatgtatcaaaattttttattttttaaattattgtttaaatCCTGTAAACTAAATTTCTTCACGGTAGATTCCTCACCTATCTCAGTCACTTgaattaacaaaatatttatataattaagttgAGGATGgtgaaaatataaagattgttgttaatatttaatcTTCTTTGCTATAATGCCAAAATCTTTCGAGCATGTGTATAATTCAGTTTACATAAATGAGGATATTTGGCGTAGTGACCATACCAGCGGACTATGGAACAATAAAACTATATGCCTTCTAGGGTTCAATGACTCCTTGGAGAGCTGCAAAAAGTTGGTGCTCAAGATACTTGAATCGCTCGTTACCAGAGGCGCCAACATCCTAAAGTACCCTAACAAAAAGTTAGATGTAAAGAAACTTAGCATTACTTATTACCTGTGCAACTACTCCATGGGATATGAATCAAAACCACCAAACTCACTGGACTATAAGCTTGTAACGCCAATATGGCTATATAGCTGTAACAGAGATAACAAAGTTTACTTGACTGAAACCCCTCCCATTTTCAGAGCCAACAAGAGCTTTAACTGCCTAAAATTCAAA
Coding sequences:
- a CDS encoding uncharacterized protein (Tap349h10.p1c.C.cand.54 - score = 28.03), producing the protein MKRKLEEESINLIGRTAAERSLDRIYNRQKAELKKLKSKEDDTKTYIAFNKQLPFPEVSNKDNTLKSDPKPTVKSEPTKRTLNEVLDDLRKKHIPNRNKFAKGVALLSKLSNSYFKESYKTETDVTHMDFFSVFNTVNDVFVREFSGIVPKYCLDEKASLSSLTEVIDYLLSLSNKPDSAVVKAQTKDEVKSEQNDRKISAEDKKLNQSLNRYSHKFTLEEVLFLKLLKVSFCYASSLWYENDPFVFHTIVNNLKGFFEDFLSETTNGFVLTDLSRPVGVGFELPTRDELMTLQLKSFVRTLSVVFTFFDMPWSKSSLVPLFSLVYLKRDVFDEADKTRITNWQSHINSNRAKGYKCKSTIYTNYIQIYTYYNNQWNININIILIKLFNV
- a CDS encoding uncharacterized protein (Tap349h10.p1c.C.cand.55 - score = 16.85;~Signal peptide predicted for TA08445 by SignalP 2.0 HMM (Signal peptide probability 0.959, signal anchor probability 0.040) with cleavage site probability 0.357 between residues 26 and 27); its protein translation is MRWSFKQCLAWLVLSTILISIKTSVSTDIITQSGGSDDEHESLRSRHSRGPGPPREETVPPPAHRDPNSGGKDPPADENPPRVTFSSDRVKSKSALKGMFNYLFGLDYPYHQFTPPKEEEPIDFPEGTYSDVKDDLDALNLADIDDEKLNKLLHDVLLDYHPGHFTRYNAEWGHTVLTKDGQIPLGGDHIHFDIFDGYLPRGLKFNDLRVLFLYTVDDNYCLYKVKFGDMVVTLRPDLENVTVHLFESYGGLIIIRILFFVKGMFEKHEYIETGRKTRMFKKMSGRSITPPMPKFSTKKEVTEEMILDWMRERYKDIAKDNPSIVEELINYKVVFMR
- a CDS encoding vacuolar ATP synthase, subunit beta, putative (Tap349h10.p1c.cand.175 - score = 39.11;~SMART pfam:ATP-synt_ab_N (PF02874) at aa 34-100, E()=1.50e-12; pfam:ATP-synT_ab (PF00006) at aa 209-388, E()=2.10e-84; pfam:ATP-synt_ab_C (PF00306) at aa 395-488, E()=2.90e-21): MDTTSLNKNYAYNEMVRAAKTDFSFEPNLRYRTITGVRGPLVILDKVRFPRYSEIVRINMGDGSTRRGQILEVKGNVAVVQVFEGTAGIDNKSCTVDMTGETLKMGVSEDMLGRVFNGSGFPIDDGPSILPDDYVDVNGYPINPICRMHPREILETGISTIDVMNSIVLGQKIPLFSAAGLPHNEIGAQICRQSRLVDGKDTKDKHPDNFAVVFAAMGVNLETADFFRRDFEQTGAMSRVVLFLNLANDPAVERIITPRYAYTAAEYLAFDREMDVFVILTDMSSYADALREVSAAREEVPGRRGYPGYMYTDLASLYERAGRINGSTGSITQFPILTMPNDDITHPIPDLTGYITEGQIFVDRTLFNKGIYPPINVLPSLSRLMKSGIGAELTREDHPSVSDQLYSDYAIGQDTRAMKAVIGEEALSSDDLLYLEFTDNFENKFLRQGQYERRTIEESLDICWELLRTFPEDMLKKIKTDLVKKYYPRKL